From a region of the Candidatus Poribacteria bacterium genome:
- a CDS encoding capsule assembly Wzi family protein encodes MIILRNLPIVCLAILLIVSPMVEAASLINVPLNPDLSDFNRETYRFVHRLLNKRALPGIRRGSLPLTRKQVVSYLLEADRKQKNGEIALSTIDQDRLNTLLTFYREASEGVVTPIHPKQVIENAGGEKTRKQKHPDSETENPSGNRRLHLMTMTGKNYRFSFDMRASQRVIAYLVDNLSVGTGAPNPDEGNMHVTTFYPHLYGQVGETFAFTTDIAHRFVYGEFFDDFFPDETKIRQLEGGLKNRTAINAYLKFDLPWLELQLGQDTLQWGPGYHDSLLVSKNPLAMDMIKLQATYEPVTFTAFTGILEDMSAEINDKYISGHRVEGYFWDRFGFGLSEVVVYGDRFEPGYLNPVNIYLINEQPISRADGRVPGSGDNVLMSVDMRFRLVDDFEIYGELMVDDGNPAANFKHWDTKFGILGGIYLTDPFGIADTDFHAEYAFINQYAYTHVNPANVYKHFTTPIGHQIGSDADNLWVELRRRWTDRLETTFGYELERHGSGNIDKQHPADAPKDDVWTPLSGVTESEHRFSVGANWVVIGHYSLYAEWARVWRRNLGNRRDVHENANEIEAKFLYRFP; translated from the coding sequence ATGATAATTTTACGTAATTTACCAATTGTTTGCCTTGCAATATTACTCATAGTTTCCCCGATGGTAGAGGCTGCCTCACTTATTAATGTGCCGCTCAATCCGGACTTGTCAGACTTTAATCGTGAAACCTATCGCTTTGTGCATCGTTTACTTAATAAACGGGCTTTGCCCGGCATACGGCGCGGTTCGTTACCGCTCACCCGCAAACAGGTTGTGTCTTATCTGTTAGAAGCGGATCGGAAACAAAAAAATGGCGAAATCGCATTGAGTACCATTGACCAAGATCGACTAAACACGCTATTGACCTTTTATCGCGAGGCATCGGAGGGGGTTGTAACCCCGATTCATCCGAAACAGGTTATAGAAAATGCAGGAGGGGAAAAAACACGCAAGCAAAAACACCCCGATTCCGAAACCGAAAACCCGTCTGGAAACCGACGATTGCACCTAATGACAATGACGGGCAAAAACTACCGTTTCTCTTTCGACATGAGAGCCTCACAACGTGTTATCGCTTATCTTGTCGATAATCTGTCGGTAGGGACTGGGGCACCCAACCCGGACGAAGGAAACATGCATGTTACCACCTTCTATCCACATCTCTATGGACAGGTGGGGGAAACGTTCGCCTTTACGACCGATATAGCGCATAGGTTCGTCTACGGTGAATTTTTTGATGATTTCTTTCCTGATGAGACGAAAATCAGGCAGTTGGAGGGTGGACTCAAGAATCGGACTGCAATTAACGCCTATCTGAAGTTTGATTTGCCGTGGCTCGAGCTGCAGCTCGGACAGGATACACTTCAGTGGGGACCTGGCTATCATGACAGTCTTTTAGTCTCCAAAAATCCGCTCGCTATGGACATGATTAAGCTCCAAGCCACCTACGAACCGGTCACCTTCACAGCGTTCACGGGTATATTGGAAGATATGTCAGCGGAGATCAATGATAAGTATATTTCAGGTCATAGAGTTGAGGGATACTTTTGGGATAGGTTCGGTTTCGGTCTCTCTGAAGTTGTCGTCTATGGCGACCGTTTTGAACCCGGGTATCTCAACCCGGTCAATATCTACTTGATTAACGAGCAACCGATTTCACGGGCAGATGGGCGCGTCCCCGGCAGTGGGGACAACGTCCTTATGAGTGTTGATATGCGGTTTCGCCTTGTGGACGATTTTGAAATTTATGGCGAACTCATGGTTGATGATGGGAACCCGGCAGCGAATTTTAAGCATTGGGATACAAAGTTTGGTATCCTCGGTGGGATATATCTAACGGACCCTTTTGGCATCGCAGATACTGACTTCCATGCCGAATACGCCTTTATAAACCAATACGCATATACGCACGTAAACCCTGCGAATGTCTACAAACACTTCACCACACCCATCGGACATCAGATCGGTTCTGATGCAGACAATCTATGGGTAGAACTGCGTCGCCGATGGACAGATAGGCTTGAAACGACTTTCGGCTATGAATTAGAACGCCACGGATCCGGTAATATTGACAAGCAACATCCGGCGGATGCCCCAAAAGACGATGTGTGGACCCCGTTATCTGGTGTCACAGAGAGTGAGCATCGTTTTTCAGTTGGGGCTAACTGGGTCGTTATCGGACATTACTCACTCTATGCAGAGTGGGCACGCGTGTGGAGACGGAACTTGGGAAATCGTAGAGATGTGCACGAAAATGCAAATGAAATTGAAGCCAAATTCCTCTACCGATTTCCCTAA
- a CDS encoding glycosyltransferase family 1 protein, whose protein sequence is MRIRVLGIRGLPATYSGLETIMGELAPRWVEAGHEVIVYCRKALFKERPAEWQGIKLVYLPSIEHKMFSTLSHSFLATVHASVTASDVILTWNAGNGPFGWFFRIAGKTAVINVDGMEWLRPKWKGLGALYFKWAAKMATAAFPIVITDASEMKRLYLEELGAETTYIAYGANIEPSERPEILETYGLEPRNYYLIASRLVPDNNADLILEAFVASKSGKQLAIAGGADYKGNKLENEFLSKLKGIANENVKFLGHIDDSEHIKELHHHCFAYVHGHQFGGINPSILKALGFSNCILALNTPFNDEVLEGGHYGVLFDKNVASLTEKFQMLEQNPEQVEGFRRRAPEQIRKRFNWENIAQQYLDVFEKLQRT, encoded by the coding sequence ATGAGGATTCGGGTGTTGGGCATACGCGGGCTCCCCGCTACCTACAGTGGACTGGAAACTATTATGGGTGAACTCGCCCCCCGCTGGGTAGAAGCCGGTCATGAAGTTATCGTCTACTGTCGGAAGGCACTTTTCAAGGAGAGACCTGCGGAATGGCAGGGCATCAAGCTCGTTTATTTGCCAAGCATAGAGCATAAGATGTTCAGTACCCTGAGCCACAGTTTTCTCGCAACCGTGCACGCTTCGGTTACCGCATCTGATGTCATTTTGACATGGAATGCCGGCAATGGTCCCTTCGGATGGTTCTTCCGTATCGCAGGCAAAACCGCTGTTATCAACGTTGATGGAATGGAATGGCTCCGTCCAAAATGGAAAGGGCTTGGTGCCCTTTACTTCAAGTGGGCGGCAAAGATGGCGACGGCAGCGTTTCCAATTGTTATTACGGATGCCTCTGAAATGAAGCGTCTCTATCTTGAGGAGTTAGGGGCAGAAACCACTTATATCGCTTATGGCGCGAATATTGAGCCCTCGGAACGTCCAGAAATTCTGGAGACCTATGGACTTGAACCCCGGAATTATTATCTTATTGCCAGTCGACTCGTCCCGGATAACAATGCCGACCTCATTTTAGAGGCGTTCGTTGCTTCAAAGAGCGGAAAACAACTCGCGATAGCCGGGGGCGCTGATTACAAAGGCAACAAACTCGAAAACGAATTTCTCTCGAAGTTAAAAGGTATTGCGAACGAGAACGTCAAGTTTCTTGGACATATTGACGATTCTGAGCATATTAAAGAGCTTCACCATCACTGCTTTGCCTACGTCCATGGACACCAGTTCGGAGGTATTAATCCTTCTATTCTAAAGGCCTTGGGGTTTTCCAACTGCATTCTTGCACTGAATACGCCTTTCAACGATGAAGTGCTGGAAGGTGGGCATTATGGGGTGCTTTTTGACAAAAACGTCGCGTCGCTCACAGAAAAATTTCAGATGTTGGAACAAAATCCCGAACAGGTTGAAGGTTTCCGACGGCGCGCACCGGAACAGATCCGAAAACGATTTAATTGGGAAAACATAGCGCAGCAATATCTTGATGTTTTTGAAAAGCTCCAGAGGACTTAA